The Kribbella shirazensis genomic interval TCGACCTTTTTCATCGCAGCCTCTTCCTCAAACGTCAGATGACTGATAATCCTATCACCAAGCAACTCCGAGATCCCGGCTCGGTTCCGACGAATAGTCCTTCGAAGGAGGTCGGTCCGATGCACAGCACAGATTCACCCGAACAGCTCACCTCCCACCAGGCGCCCGACGCCGTATCGGTGGTCGGTCGCGTCCTGGACGCGATTCCGTTCAACCGCGCCCACCGCCTGATCCTGCTGATGGTGCTGCTCGGCGCGTTCTTCGACGTGATGGAGGAGAACGCGCTCGGCGCGGTCGGCCCGGCGCTGAAGTCGGCCTGGAACATCTCGACCCCGGAGCTGGCGTTCCTGCAGACCGTGACGATCGGCGCGATGATCATCGGCAAGGTGGTCACCGGCGTGATCGGCGACCACAAGGGCCGCCGGTTCGCGCTCGCGTTCAACCTGGGCGTTTACTGTCTCGGCGCGCTGATCTGCGCGCTCGCTCCCGGCTACACGGTGCTCGCGATCGGGCGGTTCATCGTCGGGATCGGCCTCGGCGGCGAGATCGCCGCCGGGATGACGATGCTCAGCGAACTCGTCTCGACGAAGTACCGCGGCGCGGTCGTCGCCTCGCTGAACGTGGGCGCCGGTGGCTTCGGCAACGTGGTGTCGTTCGGCTTCGCGGCCGTCGTACTCGGTCCGCTCGGCAACTTCTTCGGCGGCCCCGAGAACAGCTGGCGATGGATGTTCGGCCTGCTCGTGCTGCCGGCGGTCCTGGTGCTCGCGTACCGGCGTTTCCTCCCGGAGACCCCGCGCTACCTGGCGTCGCGCGGGCGGATCGACGAGGCGAACGGCGTACTCACCAGGCTCGCGAACGGCCGGTTGAAGGACACCGGTGCGCCCGTCACGCCGTACATCCAGAGCGCCGGCGTGGCGACCGCGACGGTGGAGAAGGTGCGGCTGTCGGAGGTGTTCCACGGCGTTCTGCTGAGGCGTACGTCGGCACTCGCGGTGATCTCGTGGATGACGTTCGGGGCGCAGGTGACCGTGCTGGTGCTGATGCCGACGATCCTCGTCGAGCAGGGCTACACGATCACCAAGAGCCTCGCCTTCACGATGGTGATGAACGTCGGCAGCCTGCTCGGCGCGGCCGCCGCGACGTACGCCGCGCTGCACCTGCCGCGGCGTTTCGTGATCACCGTCGGCGCCGTGGCGGCCTGTCTCGCCGCGCTCGCGTTCGGTTTCCTGGCGACCTCGCCGGCGCTGGTGCTGATCCTCGGCGCGCTCTTCCAGTTCTTCGTGCTCCTGCTCAACAGCACGATCTTCGCGTGGGCCCCGGAGCTCTATCCGACCAGGGTCCGCGCGTTCGGCACCGCGATGGTGGCCGTCCAGGGCAATGTCGCCGGGGCCTTCGTCCCGATCGGCGCCGGACTGCTGTTCGACAGCGCCGGCATGGTCGCGGTGTTCGTCCTGATCGCCGTCATGTACTCCGTGATGGCGGTCGCGAGCCGGTTCGCGCCAGAGACGCACGGCCGCTCGCTCGAGGACATCAACTCCGATGCCACTTCTGATTCGACGTCTCAAGGAGTCTGACGATGGACCGTCTGCACGTGACCGCTACTTCGCACTGGCCGAACTACCTGCCGGAGTACGTCGCCCGCGAACTCGGGTACTACGAGGCGGAAGGCCTCGAGTTCTCCCGCTCGGCACCCGACGACTGGACGCAGGTCCTGACCGACCTCGAGACCGGAACCGCGGACGTCGTCCTCGGCGGACTCTGGGTGCCCGCGATGTACCACGGCCGCGGGCGCGAGTACCGGGCGTTCGCGCAACTCAACACCCGCAACCCGAAGGCGCTGGTGACACGGGAGAAGGTCGCCGACTTCGACTGGAAGGACCTGGAAGGCAAGATCGTCCTCGCGCCCGGCGCCGGTGGCACCGCACCGTACGTGCACACCGCGGGGCTGATGCGCAAAGCCGGTGTCGACCTGTCGACGGTGCGCTGGGTCCGCGACCTCTCGGGATCGATGCTCACCGAACTGTTCCTCGGCGGCATGGGTGACGCGCTCGTCACCGACCTGGTGAACGCCGCCTTCCTGGAGCACCGGCAGCAGGCGTTCGTTGCCATCCGCCACGATCGCGCCGGCGGTCTGATGCCGAACAGCGTCTACTACACGACCGATGCCGTGCTGGCGCGGGAGGACCAGCTCGTGCAGCGGTTCTACCGCGCGCTGGAGAAGTCCTACGACTGGCTCAAGGCGCACGAGGCCGCCGAGCTGACCGAGCTGCTGGCACGTGAGTGGCCGTCGCTGGACACCGACGTACTCGTTGGCGTGGTCGACGATCTGCGCTCCAGTGGCATCTGGGAGGACCTGCGGATCGGCGAGGAAGGGTACGCCGAGTGGATGCGGATCCTCGCCGAGGACGGCCTGCTCGACGCGCCGGTGGCGTACGACGAACTGGTCACGGTGGTGTCATGAACGTCGGCAGGCCGATCCTGGCGCTGAGCCGGGCGGAGATCGCGAAGACGCTCGAGATGCCCGCCGTCATCGAGGCCGTCGAGCAGGCACACGTCGCGTTGAGCACCGGAGGCGCGGCGCAGGCCGAGCGCTCGACGGTCGACGTGCCGGGGTGTACGACGCTGCTCGTGCCGATGACGGCCGCGATCAGCTCGCAGTCCGTCGCCGGTATCAAGCTGCTCACCGACACACCGGCGAATGCGGCGAAGCAGTTGCCTGTCCAGCAGTCGACCGTCCTGCTCGTCGACCCCGAGACAGGCAGCTGTGAGGCGATCCTCGACGGACCGGCGCTGACGTTGTTCCGGACGGCCGCCGCGTCGGCCGTGGCGACTCGGCATCTGGCGCGCAGGCAGTCACGAACGCTCGGGCTGGTCGGTGCGGGCGCTCAGGCACGCGCTCATCTCGATGCGTTGGCGTGTGTGATGACGATCGATCGGGTCGTGGTGTGGAGCAGGACCAAGGAGCGGGTCGAGGCGTTCGCTGCGTATGCCTACGACCGGGTCGGCGACGTGGTTGTCGCCTCGGGCCCTGAAGAGGTGGTGCGGGAGGCGGACGTGCTGTGTACGTTGACGCCTTCGCGGGAGCCGATCGTCCTGGGGGAGTGGTTCGCGCCCGGCCTGCACGTCAACGCGGTCGGTGCGCCGCCGCGACCGGATCACCGCGAGATCGACAGCGCCGGCATCGCCCGCAGCCGGGTCGTGGTGGACAGCTACGACGTCGTACGGCGGGAGTCGGGCGACGTCCTCGTGCCGCTCGCCGAGGGCGTGATCACCGCCGATCACTTCGAGACCGAACTCGGTGACGTGGTGGCCGGCATCCGGCCGGGACGTCGTACCGGCGCCGAGATCACACTCTTCGACTCCGTCGGGCTCGGCCTGCAGGACATGGCGGCCGCGCGGCTCGCGGTCGACGCGGCCCGGCGGACCGGACTCGGCGTCGAGCTCAGGCTGAACTGAGCAACCCCGAAGACGTGTGACCCGCCGCTCGCCGGGATCGAGCCGGCGGGTCACACATTCAGACAGCGAGAAGAGGGAGTGACACCGGATGGCGACACCGAGCCCGGGATACTCGATCACCGCACGGGTGGAGGCTCCGGCCTCACCGCATATCACCACCGC includes:
- a CDS encoding ornithine cyclodeaminase family protein gives rise to the protein MNVGRPILALSRAEIAKTLEMPAVIEAVEQAHVALSTGGAAQAERSTVDVPGCTTLLVPMTAAISSQSVAGIKLLTDTPANAAKQLPVQQSTVLLVDPETGSCEAILDGPALTLFRTAAASAVATRHLARRQSRTLGLVGAGAQARAHLDALACVMTIDRVVVWSRTKERVEAFAAYAYDRVGDVVVASGPEEVVREADVLCTLTPSREPIVLGEWFAPGLHVNAVGAPPRPDHREIDSAGIARSRVVVDSYDVVRRESGDVLVPLAEGVITADHFETELGDVVAGIRPGRRTGAEITLFDSVGLGLQDMAAARLAVDAARRTGLGVELRLN
- a CDS encoding ABC transporter substrate-binding protein, with the translated sequence MDRLHVTATSHWPNYLPEYVARELGYYEAEGLEFSRSAPDDWTQVLTDLETGTADVVLGGLWVPAMYHGRGREYRAFAQLNTRNPKALVTREKVADFDWKDLEGKIVLAPGAGGTAPYVHTAGLMRKAGVDLSTVRWVRDLSGSMLTELFLGGMGDALVTDLVNAAFLEHRQQAFVAIRHDRAGGLMPNSVYYTTDAVLAREDQLVQRFYRALEKSYDWLKAHEAAELTELLAREWPSLDTDVLVGVVDDLRSSGIWEDLRIGEEGYAEWMRILAEDGLLDAPVAYDELVTVVS
- a CDS encoding MFS transporter, with the protein product MHSTDSPEQLTSHQAPDAVSVVGRVLDAIPFNRAHRLILLMVLLGAFFDVMEENALGAVGPALKSAWNISTPELAFLQTVTIGAMIIGKVVTGVIGDHKGRRFALAFNLGVYCLGALICALAPGYTVLAIGRFIVGIGLGGEIAAGMTMLSELVSTKYRGAVVASLNVGAGGFGNVVSFGFAAVVLGPLGNFFGGPENSWRWMFGLLVLPAVLVLAYRRFLPETPRYLASRGRIDEANGVLTRLANGRLKDTGAPVTPYIQSAGVATATVEKVRLSEVFHGVLLRRTSALAVISWMTFGAQVTVLVLMPTILVEQGYTITKSLAFTMVMNVGSLLGAAAATYAALHLPRRFVITVGAVAACLAALAFGFLATSPALVLILGALFQFFVLLLNSTIFAWAPELYPTRVRAFGTAMVAVQGNVAGAFVPIGAGLLFDSAGMVAVFVLIAVMYSVMAVASRFAPETHGRSLEDINSDATSDSTSQGV